The genomic interval CATTCAATGAAAGCGCCGCCAACCAACCCATAGCTTCCCTGCCGCTGGGTAACTAATCAAAAGCCCGATACGATACCAACCAGATAAACAATAGAAGACGCCTGGCCCGAACTGCAGGCgaatccatccatccattgTGGCTGCCACCGTTTTTGTTGCCCATTCGGGCCACGATAAAATTTAACCTTCGACTTGAAAAAGTTATTCggcgttgctgttgctgttggcatTTTATCGACTGCAAAATGCCAGCCTTTGGCAGACGTCCCAGCCCCACAAGCCCATTCCCATATACATGAAAAAACCACGACTACATTTCATAGTCTAGGCTTATTTTCGTAAAGTTCACGAGAGGTGTGAGTGCCTCAATGGAAAAAAGGTGAGGTATGTGGAAAGTGTTGCCACAAAGAGGGGCGGCAATCACGAGGAGTGTATAAGATAAGCActttacaataataaatatttatgatttatttcaTTTGAGGATCGTGCAATCTATGTATATATTGCAGAGTAAGTTCAAAGGTCGATAAAGCAATTGCCTAATTGAATTCATATCATGCTCAGCAATGTCACGGTGTGCAGGTCAGTCAGATAATTTATGAAGATGACTTTCCTCCGGGCCCTTCTGGGGTCACCGCCAGATAATTATCTCTGTTATTAATGACCCAGATAAGGTCAGCGTGGCACGCATATACAAAATCGATTGATTGTTGAGCTTAATTGAATATGAGATACTTAGATCAAGTCACATTATACACCATGAGTatggtttttcatttttaaaagtattttaaaaTACAACACGCGAGGAATGAAAATGTCGCCTCACTTAAATGTGAACATAAAACATGGAAAATGTGTTTCGTATTTTACTTTCAACTTATTTCTAATATCCTTAACAACCTGAATGACGTGACTGCTGGCAGTCAATGTGTGATGAAACCGCCACCCTAGAAGTCACAACTGCAGCCAAACTCCATTTTGCATTGCACTTTGGCCTTGGCTGCTCACGAAGTATTTGTTGCCGTTCGTTTTTGGCCAAGTCTACTGGTGCCGCACACAGCTGGCTAAGGTCAAAGGTTCAGTTGTAATTAGTTTTTGCATATCTTGAGGCCGTCGCATCCGGCTGCTTAAACCCTAACTGCCTTACAAGTGCGCCAGATCTGGGTGTTTGTAGTTAGTTGGCGTGGCAAAAGTCTAAGGACACGACAACCATTGCGTGCCACCATCGAACATTAATCACCATCTAGTACAGGTCTTTACCATTAACCATGTCTATGGAGGACTATTGTGAATCGgtaaatttacataaatataaaatttttatatcGCTTCGCGTGTGGAACGTGGCGACGTTACGGCCCCAAATTTGAGACGCTTTCGATGGGAGCAATGAAATGTGGATTACCTACGGAATCATTGGACGAAATAGGGGCACAACCAATCTGGCATTTGGGAAGTAATCTTATCGAAAACAACGGGCTGGCTATCTAATCGAGAGCGTTTCCAAACGTTGGTTAATAAAGTCCCTTGGGAGAGTTTCGGAGCCAGATATAATAGTCAGCCGAGAGCGAGTGACCCTTAGTTAGAGACCATATTCATATTCCACGGAGCCGTCCTACGTCGTATTTCAATTGCAATGCGCACAGTTTACTCGAATACGTGACTGGAGAAAACCGCAGACTGCCTTTTTGCCTCGAGGCTGGAGAATTGCTCCTTCTGTGTTCCATCGCACTATCTACGGACATGTGCATGAGTGCGTCTTCCGGTTGCCTTCGAAAATATCAAaaacgtatgtacatatatgcatatatacatatacgaTGTGGCAGCAGTTGAACCTTAATTAAAAGTCGAATCTTATAAAGTTCAATAAACTGCACattatatgtatgcatattcGAGTtgaacaataacaataatccTATTGGTTAAACTCGATTGAGCTGTTAGAAAGCTTTCTCAAGTGCTTTAAAAGCCATTTTCTGTCCCAAAAGTAATCATAGCTTTACAAAAAATAGGGCTGATAAGATAAACGTAATTGCAACAATTTCAAAGTCTTCTAATctattttattgcaaaacagTAATAAATCGTGCACGTTTCTTATTGCGGTTACATGTAGTAAGTATGGGTAAGAACAACATAAACAAGGGGTTTTGATAAAATGTActcaaatttttcaaaaatcatAAGCTGAAGTGCTTATCAGTGGCTTGCCCAAAAATGTTATAATTAGGTAATTATACAATTTGCCGACTTTGAGGACCGAAAAGTGTGTACATAAACACATTTTGGGATTTCAGTGATAACACCCATGTTTGGTGGCCACACATTTGTATGCATCTAAAACTGATAGAGCCCAAGAAATCGCCAGCGTTTATAGTACAGGCAATTAACATGTATTTACTACCATAACGATTACCTACTCGTTTTTTGATAAGAATTCAGGCGTAGGACGTCACCGTTTCAGTTGTCACTAGTATAATTCACAAAAAGTTGTGCCCAGGTTCGTGGAATTCCATTATCGATGTTGACAAGGCAATCAAAAGTTTGGCCAATAAATCAATAATTTCAACTTATCTCTGAGCACTTTTCACTCTCGATTATTGAAAGGAAACtgctcaaaaaaaaattaataccAGTTCCCATTTGGAAGTCTCGGGAAATCATCTAGCTGTGAATGAAGTATGGCAGGTGCGTTTTATTGGTATCGATTGGGTAATAGCATTACGTCAGTTCATTGAACTTCTCCAAAGGATagaaacactgctcttcacttAATTCATGTGCGACCTGTTGACACCTGCAGCTGGCCATTTAGAAAATGGGCCACATGTCATGCGGCAGCCAATTGCCCTAATGCCTTGGGTGATTATCGCACCGGCGATAACCTGATGGGAAGTGGGTTTTAAGTGGCAATTCCGTGGGCGATTACTAACCGTTTACTTTTTCCTTAACTTTGTGCCGTTGCAGCCACTTGGATCTGGAGTTAAATGGCCAAGGCACGCAGAAAACGCTACCGTCTGAGGTGTCCGGAAATAGAGTTAGATCCAATTAGAAGCCGCTAGGATGGACAAGCGATCGTTGTGCATGCTGATCATCTGCATCAATCTGTGCCTGGTCATCTGGCTGGTCAGTGTGCAGCAGTCGCCGATGCTGGAAGCGGAAATCATCGCCGATTTCAGCGGAagtggcggcagcagcagcaccgccCAGCCGCCAACGAGTGCCAAAAGTGGattgcggaggagcaggagccaaCCAAACCAAATACACCAGCCTAGTCGCACACCTAGTAATAGTAATGATAGTAGCCTAGTTAGCAACACATTCGATAACCACCCCATGGGCACGCCCCCCACTTTGGCGTCACAAACGCCCACGCCGCCTCAGAGCAGCATGCACCTCATGGATCTGCCCAATTTCGTCTATCTGATAGACCAGCCCGCCTGTGATAAGGGTGTCCGGGCCCTGATATTGGTCCATTCGGCAGTGCGCAATATCGAAAAGCGCCGGCTCATCCGAGAAACGTGGGCGAATCGCAGCTATATAGACCAGACGCCGCTGAAGGTTTACTTCCTGGTGGGCGGAGTGAGCGGGAGCAGGAGCGGGAAGTGGCAACAGTTCCTCGGACGCGAGAACCACCTGCACGGCGATCTCATCCAGGGGAACTTCAAAGACGCCTATCGCAACATGACCTACAAGCATGTCATGGCTCTCAAGTGGTTCAACGAGAAGTGTGCGCATGCCCAGCTGCTGGTGAAGGTGGACGATGATGTGTTTATGAACACACCGCAGCTGGTCAAGTACTTGGCGACTCCCTCGCTGCCAGAGTACTCCATGCTCCGGGATCCCAATCTGATGCTCTGCCGAGCCGTCCGTTATTCGAGGGTCAAGCGTTCATATCGTGTAAGTAGTTCATAAACATTTTTGCAAgacaataatttaaaaaataattaaaaaccaaTTAGCGCTGAAGAAGATTGGCTACTTTGTCAACTGTCCGATAAGAATCAAAATGTTGATATCTTATCGAGGAGTACTGGCTGAATGTGCATAAGTCCATAAATAACCATGATTTCTTAATTTTCAGTCCAAATGGCGGGTGACCTACAAGGAGTACCGGAACCGTTTCTATCCGGAATACTGTCCCGGAATGGCCATAGTCTACGCACCGGAAGTGGTGCGTCGCTTGTACGAGGCGGCCCAGAAGTCCAAATACTTCTGGGTAGACGACGTACTCATCACAGGGATCCTGGCCGAGGAAACGGGCAGCAAGATCACCCCGCTGAAGCATTACCTCGAGCAGAAGGACGTTCGCAACCTGGTCGGCGGCGGAGCTGATCTTGAGGATCCCCCGTTCCTCTTCACAAATCACGCCATTAAACCCGACGAAAGCATGACCATTTGGCAGATGTCGCTGGACAGAATTCAGAGGCCACTGCTCACACAACCCGCCTACTCATCCGCAACCTCCGCTTCCAGATCCGCACCCGTTGTGCCAAGTGCCAACATTTCCGAGGTGGCCCAGACGACCTCCACCGGCCTCAGCTAGTTTGACTGGCACCACTCGATGGATTGATTACGTTTAGTTTCTTTGGCTGTTCAGTTTTAGGGTTTCGTTAAGCCTTAGTATTAACTCGTAGTTATCCCTAATGTTAACTGATTAATGGAAGGTAGCATTTTTGTCGAGACGAATACAAACGGAACATTGCAAGTCAAGTGAACCACCAACCACCTGCCTACAATCATTCGTATCATATGAAGCGTAACTAATCTAAGGATTCTACTGATAGTCATGTACATCCAACGCGAATCGCTCACCAATAGATAACCGAAAATCCAAATACTAAATCAAATACGAACACCAAACTCTAACAGCGGCAACAATAAACGGAGCGCATAACCTTAAGCACAACTCTTAAATCTTAAGAAAACTACAATAGTACTTAATAAACGATAAAATGATTGAAAACTGCTGAAATCAGTGAATAACCAAACCAAATATTGATTTCGATGTAGGTCGCGTAACAATGGAcggaaatatttattaaaaactatatatacgtaggggcaaacgaaaaaaataataaaaattacctattttttttaaatgtttgtaTTTTAAAGCTATCAAACAGTCTGTATCGTTTTGATCCCAAAATTCCAGTAAAGCCAATTAATGGAAAATCTGAATCTGCATATGCATTACATTTAGTCAGTTATACTTAATTTATAAGATAAGTGGGAACAGAAATGGCAGGAACGTTAACATGAAATATCAAAAACAAATAGCAAATTGTACGGTCCGAGAACGCTAAAAAAGATGAACGAACGAAAATTGtaacaaatgaaatttataaatgtgtaataaaactaattaaatgttCAAGTTTGTCAGAAATTATATAAAACTCATTtcaaaatacatacatacaaaaaaCTAACGTCTTGTTTctaatattttaaattgagATTTGAATGAACTGCTTTGAACGATTGCAAGTTGTTCAACAGCTGGAGAGAAGAACTGCGTTTTCTTGCAAGCAGCTTTTGATAGACTTCAAGAAAGCAGTATACAACAGGAAGAGAGAGAGCGAAGCAACTATATAATGCATTTAAGTTTTATAGCAGTCCTAGTTAGCTTGTATGAGTATCATATCAATTAGCCCAGTCtgcaattttatttgaaaagttGGCGGGTAATTCAAAAGTTTTAGTTTAAAGTTATTGACCATatgaaattaatatatttcGTATAAGCATGATTTTAGTATTTAGAAAATATACACACCTCCTGCACTAAGAATAGGATAAAAACAAGTACGATCCATTTCGACCTAAACGATTCAAAGTTTCGTTGTCAATCAGTTATTTCTGTAATAACAAATTATGAGGCCGCCCAATTATTTCAAGTGCTCATTTAAAAATGTTCGCTTTAAAGCAACCTTATTCCCttaaatatacaatttaattttagctATAATTGTTCGAATAGATTTCAATTTGCTAAGCAGATACAATTTTACGGCATGCAGCTTGATGAACCGTAATTTACAAAAATGGTTTAGATAATAAAAATAGATATCAGGCTTTTCTGTCGAGTTTTTCAACAATCAGCTTTTGCGAGTATTGAATAACGAGGACACTTTGTATGTTTTAAAGCAGTATCATTTATGTATCATTCAGCACTTTctggcattttatttaaatagttgGCGGTTAATAAAAATAGTGTAGTTTAAGCCACTTATCAATTCATATTAACACGTTTTCATTCAAAATATTGtcaaatatacatttatagtGATACGCTTGATATCGTAGAAATACCAATGCGATGAAAACAAATAGTCTCCACAGGGAACTGGCAGTACTGAAGTTACTTGCTTGTTAATGTGACTAATTGGCAGCTTTTCTACAATAGGATCGTCCTGCAAACAAACAAGTTAAAAACATGAATGACATTCTTAATTGGTACGAAAATGCACTACCATAATAGGGCAGGTATAATTCAAATTGGAGAAATCTTTAAAGAGTCGGTAAACGTAATGCGCAACTGGATTTGATTTAGGGTTTTTAAGAAATTTGCAGCCATCAACCGTGAAGTTATAAAGTGACGGCTTATAGCCATTGTACCGCTTAAATGTGGCTATGTTGACCTGAAACGTTAAAGCTTAATAAGAATCAATAATACGATCTAATACCTACTTTAATTCTGGACACGGGCTTTTGTAACAAATTCACTCTTATggacatatatttatatgtacgATTTACCGACTTTAGATAGCAATGCTCCACGTGGGCAAACTCCGGATCCCAGGAAGTGCATTTGATGTTGGTAAACTCCACTCTTGACCGAGCCTGCAGTTAATCGTATAAGTATGGTTTTAGTATTTAGAAAATATACATACCTCCTGCACTAAGAATAGGAAAAAAAGAAGTACGATCAGAGAACTCATTTCGACCTCAGCGAGTCAGAGTTTCGTTGTCAATGAGAAATACACACTTTTTTCTGGTCATTCAAAATAACCTAAATTTATAATTCCCTCGTTATTATTGCAGTCAATTCAGTAACAACAAATTATTTGGCCGCTTGCCATTAACTCATTAATAACTCTTTGTGTAATCTCAACTCGGTCCAATTACTTTAAGTACTCACTTAAAAATGTGGGCTTACTTCTCGTAATGCCAACCCTTTTCCAAATAGTCGCTTAAATCTAAATGcataatatttttgaaatatgtcTTTAaataggttttttttttaattacatttaatatAACTATtactataaatataaatactatTGTtctaatatatttaaatttcacgGCATGCAGCTTAATGACCTTAAGGGTTCAAAATGGTTAGCGGGTAGTTTAAAAATAGCCTTTAAACGAACTTCGCTGAATAATCTAAGGCTTTTCAATACGTACGTGCTTCTGTCATATTTTCACTAGACCAGCACACGCTAACACATTTGCTAATTCACCTGTTTGCCGTGTAAATAATTCATTGCGAGCCTGGAAACCAAAAACCCATTTAGGCAGCTGCGTTCAAGGACTTTAAAGTTTAAACCGACACATTGAACGAGGGAACCGAAATGCTGAGATTTGCTTTTCGGGGGCGCCACTTTTTTCGAATTCCCATGTACACTGGTATTGGCCTGTTGACAAgtaattgttttttttcaCGTTTGACTTTGACATTCGGAAAGGATATGGCAAGGATCCTCGGCGAGGTGTGTGCGGGCAGCCAATTGTTGCACTATCGCGGAGACCATTTCACTGTGATTAGCCAGCCGAGCTCCTTTCAGTGTTCCTCGACTGGCCAGCGAGTGCGGTACGGTCATAGTTCAACATTGGGATTAAATATTGACTTGCGAACGGACAGGACATGGCGGCAATGAGTGCGGTAAGTACTTATTTGAGATTGCTTAATAATGTTACAGAGAATGCCCGGTTTCTTAACTATTGCAACTTTGGGATTGCATCTAGTTAGCTTATATTTAAATACgaattttaaacaatatttACATATTACTTTAGATCTTAATAATCTGATACTTTATACTGAGAAATACCAGGAAGCCTAACACATTTTCTTATTGATTTGAGCCAAGGTTCATCATTTCCATCTAGATAGGTAGTGCTTTCCGTAACAAGCTGTTTACCTGTTCCTGATTGAATGGCTTAGTGGTGCCGAGGGCCCGAGGGTCGTTGTAGTCGTCATAGGGAGGAACTCCCTGCGAAGTAATTGTTGTTTTTCCAGTGGTAATTGCTAGACAAACTCGACCTGCTGACAGCAATCGATTGCGAGCGTGTGTGTGCAGTGCTCGAGATTAATGATAACTGCTCGACTCTAAGTCGGCTTAGAAAAACATGGGGGGTTCCCCATTGCCGTGGCAAAAAGCGCTGGCTGGAGCAGCAATAGATGAAGCTGGATAGACAGATAGAGTGGAAGGAGGGTCCTCTAGCGAGAGACTTCTTTTTGAGTGGCGCCGCCTTCGTTAGCTGCAAATTATTTCCAAGTGCTGGCAAAACAAAGGGACGGCACAGCAGCGCacaacatgcaacatgcaactCCGGCACTCGGCGCTAGGCACTCGAATTGCGATCCACTGGATGCTGTTTTCCTGCTGTTTGGAACGCAAGCTCAGGACTTCGATGTGTGTCACGTTGAGAGGGGAATCCCCAGAATCCCATATACATA from Drosophila mauritiana strain mau12 chromosome 3L, ASM438214v1, whole genome shotgun sequence carries:
- the LOC117139179 gene encoding uncharacterized protein LOC117139179, which translates into the protein MRLADKECGKNVWRAFLGAGARQLKPKGAHGTPSLRRPIHPGVPPYDDYNDPRALGTTKPFNQEQARSRVEFTNIKCTSWDPEFAHVEHCYLKSVNRTYKYMSIRVNLLQKPVSRIKVNIATFKRYNGYKPSLYNFTVDGCKFLKNPKSNPVAHYVYRLFKDFSNLNYTCPIMDDPIVEKLPISHINKQVTSVLPVPCGDYLFSSHWYFYDIKRITINVYLTIF
- the LOC117139765 gene encoding lactosylceramide 1,3-N-acetyl-beta-D-glucosaminyltransferase A → MDKRSLCMLIICINLCLVIWLVSVQQSPMLEAEIIADFSGSGGSSSTAQPPTSAKSGLRRSRSQPNQIHQPSRTPSNSNDSSLVSNTFDNHPMGTPPTLASQTPTPPQSSMHLMDLPNFVYLIDQPACDKGVRALILVHSAVRNIEKRRLIRETWANRSYIDQTPLKVYFLVGGVSGSRSGKWQQFLGRENHLHGDLIQGNFKDAYRNMTYKHVMALKWFNEKCAHAQLLVKVDDDVFMNTPQLVKYLATPSLPEYSMLRDPNLMLCRAVRYSRVKRSYRSKWRVTYKEYRNRFYPEYCPGMAIVYAPEVVRRLYEAAQKSKYFWVDDVLITGILAEETGSKITPLKHYLEQKDVRNLVGGGADLEDPPFLFTNHAIKPDESMTIWQMSLDRIQRPLLTQPAYSSATSASRSAPVVPSANISEVAQTTSTGLS